The following coding sequences are from one Mycolicibacterium aichiense window:
- a CDS encoding NAD(P)H-quinone dehydrogenase produces MTTRIVIIGGGPAGYEAALVAAGRGREVAEVTVVDSDGIGGACVLFDCVPSKTFIASTGVRTELRRAAGLGFEIGIDAAKISLPDINNRVKTLARSQSADIGTQLLREKVNVVQGHGELIDAVPGMAHHRVKVTTPSGQVGVLKADVVLIATGASPRVLPNAVPDGKRILTWRQLYDLPELPEHLVIVGSGVTGAEFCNAYTELGVDVTVVASRDQILPHEDSDAAAVLEETFAERGVTLVKNARADSVVSTGTGVKVTMADGRVVEGSHALMTVGSVPNTSGLGLERVGIELGPGNYIPVDRVSRTSAAGIYAAGDCTGLLLLASVAAMQGRIAMYHALGEGVAPIRLRTVASATFTRPEIAAVGVPQTAIDSGSVPARTLMLPLTTNARAKMSLLKRGFVKIFCRPATGVVIGGVVVAPIASELILPIALAVQNRISVTDLAQTLSVYPSLSGSIVEAARRLMAHDDLD; encoded by the coding sequence GTGACGACGCGGATCGTGATCATCGGTGGGGGGCCGGCCGGCTACGAGGCGGCACTGGTTGCCGCGGGTCGCGGCCGGGAGGTCGCCGAGGTCACCGTGGTGGACTCCGACGGCATCGGCGGAGCCTGCGTGCTCTTCGACTGCGTGCCCTCCAAGACGTTCATCGCCTCCACCGGGGTTCGCACCGAACTGCGCCGCGCCGCGGGCCTGGGATTCGAGATCGGCATCGACGCCGCCAAGATCTCGCTGCCCGACATCAACAACCGCGTCAAGACCCTGGCCCGCTCCCAGTCCGCCGATATCGGCACCCAGCTGTTGCGCGAGAAGGTCAACGTCGTACAGGGCCACGGCGAGCTGATCGACGCGGTCCCCGGTATGGCACACCACCGGGTGAAGGTCACCACCCCCTCCGGCCAGGTTGGCGTGCTCAAGGCCGACGTCGTGTTGATCGCCACCGGGGCCAGCCCGCGCGTCCTGCCCAACGCGGTGCCCGACGGCAAGCGGATTCTGACCTGGCGCCAGCTCTACGACCTGCCCGAGCTGCCCGAACATCTGGTCATCGTCGGCTCCGGCGTCACCGGTGCCGAGTTCTGTAATGCCTATACCGAACTGGGCGTCGACGTCACCGTCGTCGCCAGCCGCGACCAGATCCTGCCCCACGAGGACAGCGACGCCGCGGCCGTGCTGGAGGAGACCTTCGCCGAGCGCGGCGTGACGCTGGTCAAGAACGCCAGGGCCGACTCGGTGGTCAGCACCGGCACCGGGGTGAAGGTCACGATGGCCGACGGCCGCGTCGTCGAGGGCAGCCACGCGCTGATGACGGTCGGATCGGTACCGAACACGTCGGGCCTTGGCCTCGAGCGGGTCGGCATCGAACTCGGCCCGGGCAACTACATCCCGGTGGACCGGGTGTCGCGCACCTCGGCGGCCGGGATCTACGCCGCAGGCGACTGCACCGGGCTACTGCTGCTGGCTTCGGTCGCGGCCATGCAGGGCCGCATCGCGATGTACCACGCGCTGGGCGAGGGAGTGGCCCCGATCCGGCTGCGCACTGTTGCTTCGGCCACATTCACCCGGCCCGAGATCGCCGCCGTCGGCGTGCCGCAAACCGCGATCGACAGCGGATCGGTCCCGGCCAGGACCCTGATGCTGCCGCTGACCACCAACGCCCGCGCGAAGATGTCGCTGCTCAAGCGCGGCTTCGTCAAGATCTTCTGCCGGCCTGCCACCGGCGTCGTCATCGGCGGTGTGGTGGTCGCCCCGATCGCCTCCGAATTGATCCTGCCGATCGCCCTTGCGGTGCAAAACCGCATCTCGGTGACCGATCTGGCACAGACGCTGTCGGTGTACCCGTCACTGTCCGGCTCGATCGTCGAGGCTGCGCGCCGCCTGATGGCCCACGACGATCTCGACTAG
- a CDS encoding glycerol-3-phosphate dehydrogenase/oxidase — protein MSDPILRPGTGQTYLGPTERAHAWQRLGSEQFDVVVIGGGVVGAGCALDAATRGLKVALVEARDFASGTSSRSSKMFHGGLRYLEQLEFGLVREALHERELSLTTLAPHLVKPLPFLFPLTKRVWERPYVAAGIFLYDQLGGAKSVPAQKHLTKSGALRLAPGLKRSSLIGGIRYYDTVVDDARHTMTVARTAAHYGAVVRTSTQVVSLLREGDRVIGVQIRDSEDGAVEDVRGHVVINATGVWTDEIQALSKERGRFRVRASKGVHVVVPRDRIVSEVAIILRTEKSVLFVIPWGTHWIIGTTDTDWNLDLAHPAATKADIDYILGHVNTVLATPLTHDDIDGVYAGLRPLLAGESEETSKLSREHAVAVPSPGLVAIAGGKYTTYRVMAQDAVDAAAEYIPARVAPSITEKVPLMGADGYFALVNQTQSVGAGYGLHPYRVRHLLDRYGSLIGDVLALAADKPELLDPITEAPVYLKVEAAYAAAAEGALHLEDILARRMRISIEYPHRGVDCAREVAEVVAPILGWSRDDIDREVDTYLARVEAEVLSQAQPDDESADALRASAPEARAEILEPVPLT, from the coding sequence ATGAGCGACCCGATCCTTCGACCGGGCACCGGTCAGACCTATCTCGGACCAACCGAGCGTGCGCACGCCTGGCAGCGGCTGGGCAGCGAACAGTTCGACGTCGTCGTCATCGGCGGCGGTGTGGTCGGTGCGGGCTGCGCACTGGATGCCGCGACCCGCGGGCTCAAAGTGGCCCTCGTCGAGGCGCGCGACTTCGCCTCGGGCACATCGAGCCGCAGTTCCAAGATGTTCCACGGTGGTCTGCGCTACCTCGAGCAGCTGGAGTTCGGCCTGGTCCGCGAGGCACTGCACGAGCGTGAACTGTCGTTGACCACGCTGGCGCCGCATCTGGTCAAGCCGCTGCCGTTTCTGTTCCCGCTGACCAAGCGGGTCTGGGAGCGGCCATACGTCGCGGCGGGCATTTTCCTCTACGACCAGCTCGGCGGCGCGAAATCCGTTCCGGCGCAAAAGCATTTGACGAAGTCGGGTGCGCTTCGGCTGGCGCCGGGACTCAAGCGCAGCTCGCTGATCGGCGGAATCCGCTACTACGACACCGTCGTCGATGACGCCCGGCACACCATGACCGTTGCCCGCACCGCCGCGCACTACGGCGCCGTGGTGCGCACCTCGACCCAGGTGGTCTCGCTGCTGCGGGAGGGCGACCGGGTGATCGGAGTCCAGATCCGCGACTCCGAGGACGGTGCGGTGGAGGACGTCCGCGGTCACGTCGTGATCAACGCGACCGGGGTGTGGACCGACGAGATCCAGGCCTTGAGCAAGGAGCGTGGCCGGTTCCGGGTGCGCGCGTCCAAAGGCGTGCACGTCGTGGTGCCCCGGGATCGGATCGTGTCCGAGGTGGCGATCATCCTGCGCACCGAGAAGTCGGTGCTGTTCGTGATCCCGTGGGGCACACACTGGATCATCGGCACCACCGACACCGACTGGAACCTCGACCTGGCGCATCCGGCCGCGACGAAGGCCGACATCGACTACATCCTGGGCCACGTCAACACCGTGCTGGCCACCCCACTCACGCACGATGACATCGACGGGGTGTACGCCGGGCTGCGTCCGCTGCTGGCCGGGGAAAGCGAAGAGACGTCCAAGCTGTCTCGCGAGCACGCGGTGGCGGTGCCGTCGCCGGGCCTGGTCGCGATTGCCGGGGGCAAATACACCACGTATCGGGTGATGGCGCAGGATGCGGTGGACGCCGCTGCCGAGTACATCCCGGCGCGGGTGGCGCCGTCGATCACCGAGAAGGTCCCGCTGATGGGCGCCGACGGATACTTCGCGCTGGTCAACCAAACCCAGAGTGTGGGCGCCGGGTATGGGCTGCACCCCTATCGGGTGCGGCACCTGCTGGACCGGTACGGCTCGCTGATCGGCGACGTCCTGGCCCTGGCCGCCGACAAGCCGGAGCTGCTGGATCCGATCACCGAGGCGCCGGTGTACCTCAAGGTGGAGGCCGCCTACGCCGCGGCTGCCGAAGGCGCACTGCACCTGGAGGACATCCTGGCCCGGCGGATGCGGATCTCGATCGAATACCCGCACCGCGGCGTGGACTGCGCCCGCGAGGTCGCCGAGGTCGTCGCGCCGATTCTGGGCTGGAGTCGCGACGACATCGACCGCGAGGTGGATACCTATCTGGCGCGGGTGGAGGCCGAGGTTCTGTCGCAGGCTCAGCCCGACGACGAGTCCGCTGATGCCCTGCGTGCGTCGGCGCCCGAGGCCCGCGCCGAGATCCTCGAGCCGGTGCCGCTTACTTGA
- a CDS encoding pseudouridine synthase, protein MRRRRSAPLPDRDGVGPARVRLRGGAVLVELADRFGAAAAEKVFNGEVVDADGAVITPSSVLPPGAHVYLYRELPDEVVVPFEIPVLYRDDDIVVVDKPHFLATMPRGRHVAQTALVRLRRSLDLPELSPAHRLDRLTAGVLLFTVRREVRGAYQTLFARGLVSKTYVARSSSSASVALPAVVRSRIIKRRSVLQAVEEPGEPNAETLVEALGEGWYRLSPRTGRTHQLRVHMASLGLPIDNDPLYPRIVEVAADDFSAPLQLVAQRLEFDDPLSGEPRSFVSSAGVH, encoded by the coding sequence TTGAGGCGGCGTCGCTCGGCCCCACTCCCGGATCGCGACGGGGTGGGCCCGGCGCGGGTGCGCCTGCGTGGCGGAGCGGTGCTCGTCGAGCTGGCCGACCGGTTCGGCGCGGCTGCTGCCGAGAAAGTGTTCAACGGCGAGGTGGTCGACGCCGACGGTGCGGTGATCACGCCGTCGTCGGTATTGCCGCCCGGTGCGCATGTGTACCTGTATCGGGAGCTGCCCGACGAGGTGGTGGTGCCGTTCGAGATTCCGGTGCTCTACCGCGACGACGACATCGTGGTGGTCGACAAGCCGCACTTCCTGGCCACCATGCCGCGTGGCCGGCATGTCGCGCAGACGGCCTTGGTGCGGCTGCGCCGGTCGCTTGATCTGCCCGAGTTGAGTCCCGCGCATCGGCTGGACCGGCTGACCGCGGGGGTGTTGCTGTTCACCGTGCGGCGTGAGGTGCGCGGCGCCTATCAGACGTTGTTCGCGCGGGGGCTGGTGTCCAAGACGTATGTGGCGCGCTCGTCTTCGTCGGCGTCGGTTGCTCTTCCGGCGGTAGTACGCAGTCGAATAATCAAGCGGCGCAGCGTGTTACAGGCCGTCGAGGAACCCGGCGAGCCGAACGCCGAGACGCTGGTCGAGGCGCTGGGCGAGGGCTGGTATCGGCTGAGCCCGCGGACCGGACGCACGCATCAGTTGCGGGTGCACATGGCTTCGCTGGGTCTGCCGATCGACAACGACCCGCTCTATCCACGGATCGTCGAGGTGGCCGCCGACGACTTCTCCGCCCCGCTGCAGCTGGTGGCGCAGCGGCTCGAGTTCGACGATCCGCTGTCCGGTGAGCCGCGGTCGTTCGTGAGCTCGGCCGGCGTGCACTGA
- a CDS encoding DUF1269 domain-containing protein: MDDDHELVLVAAYPDVERAASDFHELEKRIKHGLELRAAALVTKDAEGQPHVLEAHNRHGRVALGMGAGLGILFGLFLPPVGLAVVVGGAAGALVGAFAEHELRIGLQREVGGALEAGTGVVVALVYPNGRGPVESTLYRAAEMRSIRMDRATINSLDELVADEIAKITHPPADPVTADTTGTST, from the coding sequence ATGGACGACGATCATGAGTTGGTGCTGGTAGCCGCATACCCTGACGTCGAGCGGGCCGCCTCCGACTTCCACGAGCTGGAGAAGCGGATCAAGCACGGCTTGGAATTGCGGGCTGCGGCCTTGGTCACGAAGGACGCCGAAGGGCAGCCGCACGTCTTGGAGGCGCACAATCGGCACGGCCGGGTCGCCCTCGGTATGGGCGCCGGGCTGGGGATCCTGTTCGGACTGTTCCTGCCACCAGTGGGCCTCGCCGTCGTCGTCGGGGGAGCGGCAGGCGCGCTGGTGGGCGCGTTCGCCGAGCACGAGCTGCGCATCGGTCTACAACGTGAAGTGGGCGGCGCACTCGAGGCCGGTACCGGGGTGGTGGTTGCCCTGGTCTATCCCAACGGCCGCGGACCCGTTGAGTCGACTCTGTATCGCGCCGCCGAAATGAGGTCGATCCGGATGGACCGCGCCACGATCAACAGCCTCGACGAACTGGTGGCCGACGAGATCGCGAAAATCACTCACCCGCCGGCCGACCCGGTTACCGCTGACACGACGGGCACCAGTACGTGA
- the nei2 gene encoding endonuclease VIII Nei2: MPEGDTVFRTAANLREALVGRTLTRCDIRVPRYATVDLAGQTVDEVISRGKHLFIRVGPASIHSHLKMDGAWRVGPKGKPVRNAYKIRIILEADDIQALGIDLGVLEILDREHDEDAVAHLGPDLLGDDWDPTVAAANLAQDPDRPIAPALLDQRNLAGVGNVYANELCFVFGRLPTSPVSSLSDPLRVVTRARDMLWANRTRMNRTTTGNRRGGQDLWVYGRAGEPCRRCGTPIRRAESSDDDRVTYWCPSCQR, translated from the coding sequence ATGCCCGAAGGCGACACCGTCTTCCGCACCGCGGCCAACCTGCGCGAGGCGCTGGTCGGTAGGACGCTGACGCGGTGCGATATCCGCGTGCCGCGCTACGCCACCGTGGACCTCGCCGGCCAGACCGTCGACGAGGTGATCAGTCGCGGTAAGCACCTGTTCATCCGAGTGGGCCCGGCCAGCATCCACTCACACCTGAAGATGGACGGCGCATGGCGGGTCGGCCCGAAGGGCAAACCCGTCCGCAACGCCTACAAGATCCGAATCATTCTGGAAGCGGACGATATCCAGGCGTTGGGCATCGACCTCGGCGTCCTGGAGATTCTTGACCGGGAGCACGACGAAGATGCCGTCGCCCACCTGGGGCCCGATCTCCTCGGCGACGACTGGGATCCCACAGTGGCGGCAGCGAACCTTGCCCAGGACCCCGACCGCCCCATCGCACCGGCCCTGCTCGATCAGCGCAACCTCGCCGGCGTCGGAAACGTCTACGCCAACGAACTCTGCTTCGTGTTCGGCCGACTCCCCACCAGTCCAGTCAGCAGCCTCTCCGATCCGCTGCGGGTCGTCACCAGAGCGCGAGACATGTTGTGGGCGAATCGAACACGAATGAATCGCACCACCACCGGCAACCGCAGAGGCGGCCAAGACCTCTGGGTCTACGGCCGAGCCGGTGAGCCGTGCCGCCGTTGCGGCACCCCGATTCGCCGCGCCGAGTCCTCCGACGACGACCGCGTCACGTACTGGTGCCCGTCGTGTCAGCGGTAA
- a CDS encoding HNH endonuclease signature motif containing protein, with the protein MFEARTDADLLETMRRGQRNERVAIAERLLAAGRLCQHRMRSVEAAERAQWCIDNWEAVAAEVAAELGISQGRASSQMNYGVQLIERLPKLGALFASGAIEYRIVITAVFRTGLITDADVLDAVDTRLAQHAAGWNTCSEEKLKERIDWFVRELDPHAVRAARQADDDRHIETTPAADGMAEIYGRVRASDAAAFDQRLNQLAATVCRDDPRTTRQRRSDALGAWANGDSTMCCDCGSEDCPARSSNDSAPGPIIIHLLADATTITGETDTPALLPGYGGIPAETVRRLAKRAKLRPVVGGKELSAEPRYRPSVALAEFVRCRDLTCRFPGCDRPASMTDIDHTVPYPIGPTHPSNVKLLCRLHHLLKTFYAGPGGWTDRQLPDGTVVWTSPSGRTYTTKPGGALFFPQLFTPTAELKPPKTPSPSPPGRGVMMPARRRTRAQDRANRIRWERGLNEARATAHPPPF; encoded by the coding sequence ATGTTCGAAGCGCGAACTGATGCCGATCTCCTCGAGACGATGCGCCGTGGGCAGCGCAATGAACGAGTCGCGATCGCAGAGCGACTTCTGGCTGCCGGCCGGCTCTGTCAGCACCGGATGCGGTCGGTCGAGGCAGCTGAACGCGCTCAGTGGTGCATCGACAACTGGGAGGCAGTCGCAGCCGAAGTGGCCGCCGAACTCGGCATCAGCCAAGGCCGCGCATCGTCGCAGATGAACTACGGCGTGCAGCTCATCGAACGGCTACCCAAACTGGGCGCGTTATTCGCCTCGGGCGCAATCGAATATCGCATCGTGATCACCGCAGTCTTCCGTACCGGCCTGATCACCGATGCGGACGTACTCGACGCCGTCGACACTCGGCTTGCGCAGCACGCCGCGGGGTGGAACACCTGCTCTGAGGAGAAACTCAAAGAGCGGATCGACTGGTTCGTCAGAGAACTTGATCCACATGCCGTGCGCGCCGCACGACAAGCCGACGATGACCGTCATATCGAGACCACCCCCGCGGCAGACGGAATGGCGGAAATCTACGGTCGCGTGCGAGCGTCAGACGCCGCAGCCTTCGACCAGCGCCTCAACCAGCTCGCCGCGACCGTGTGCCGGGATGACCCGCGCACCACTCGCCAACGCCGGTCGGATGCGTTGGGCGCGTGGGCAAACGGTGATTCGACGATGTGCTGCGATTGTGGATCCGAGGACTGCCCAGCTCGCTCGAGCAACGACTCCGCGCCGGGCCCCATCATCATTCACCTGCTGGCCGATGCCACGACGATCACCGGCGAAACGGACACTCCGGCGCTATTGCCGGGCTATGGCGGCATTCCGGCCGAGACCGTTCGAAGGTTGGCGAAGCGCGCGAAGCTCCGGCCGGTGGTCGGTGGCAAGGAGCTGAGCGCCGAACCCCGGTATCGACCTTCGGTCGCCCTGGCGGAATTCGTCCGCTGCCGGGATCTGACATGCCGATTCCCCGGGTGCGATCGCCCGGCGTCGATGACGGACATCGATCACACCGTGCCGTACCCGATCGGGCCCACGCATCCGTCGAACGTGAAACTACTGTGCCGGCTTCACCATCTGCTGAAGACTTTCTATGCCGGGCCGGGTGGCTGGACTGACCGTCAGTTGCCCGACGGCACAGTGGTCTGGACGTCTCCGTCGGGCCGCACCTACACCACGAAACCTGGCGGCGCGCTGTTCTTTCCGCAGCTTTTCACTCCGACCGCGGAGCTGAAGCCGCCCAAGACCCCGAGCCCGAGTCCGCCCGGACGCGGTGTGATGATGCCGGCTCGCCGCCGGACCCGCGCCCAAGACCGGGCCAATCGGATCCGCTGGGAACGCGGACTCAACGAGGCGAGAGCTACCGCCCATCCCCCGCCCTTCTAG